A genomic window from Prochlorococcus sp. RS04 includes:
- the smpB gene encoding SsrA-binding protein SmpB, which yields MAKNSNKVKKNTHKGNNFKLLADNRYAKFQYAISETIEAGIELLGTEVKSIRNGKANLRDGYCSFRDGEILLLNVHISPHKNVGSFFNHDPLRNRKLLLHKKEIIKMKSNTEKKGMTIVPLSLYLKGSWIKLTIGVGKGKKLHDKRQDEKQKSIKKEINSALKR from the coding sequence ATGGCAAAAAATTCAAACAAAGTTAAAAAAAATACTCATAAAGGAAATAATTTTAAACTTCTAGCTGATAATAGATATGCAAAATTTCAATATGCAATATCTGAAACAATCGAAGCTGGAATTGAGCTTTTAGGGACTGAAGTAAAGTCCATTAGAAACGGAAAAGCAAATTTAAGAGACGGATACTGTTCATTCAGAGATGGTGAGATCTTATTATTAAATGTTCACATTTCACCACATAAAAATGTGGGGTCTTTCTTTAATCATGATCCCCTAAGAAATAGAAAGTTGCTACTACATAAAAAAGAAATAATAAAAATGAAATCCAATACTGAAAAAAAAGGAATGACTATTGTTCCATTATCTCTTTATTTAAAAGGCTCATGGATAAAACTAACTATTGGAGTTGGTAAAGGGAAAAAATTACATGACAAACGACAAGATGAAAAACAAAAAAGCATAAAAAAAGAAATCAACTCTGCACTAAAGAGATAA
- the ruvB gene encoding Holliday junction branch migration DNA helicase RuvB translates to MAIISSNIGDNDFSFRKKELRLVDSKNIPEEKRNNNLNLARPLNLKEFIGQEQLKSSLRIAIDASIIRKEPLEHILLYGQPGLGKTTLAFLIAHELNTKCRVATAPAIERPRDIVGLLLGLKEGEVLFIDEIHRLNRLTEELLYSAMEDFRLDLTMGANRGARCRTINLPRFTLIGATTKLASISAPLRDRFGISQKIEIYTCDELKQIIVNFSRLINLNLEEEASYDLAKISRGTPRIALRLLRRVRDYAQVVMKTNTISVNLIKKALNSYQIDEKGLDSLDRHYLSFLNQNNNIPTGLDSIASGLGDDSSMLEFVVEPYLIKIGFLTRTPRGRLLTALGKKYINSKDDNF, encoded by the coding sequence ATGGCAATAATTTCTTCCAATATAGGCGATAATGACTTTTCTTTTCGTAAAAAAGAACTTAGGCTAGTTGATTCAAAAAACATTCCAGAAGAAAAGAGAAATAATAATTTGAACTTAGCCCGGCCTCTTAATTTAAAAGAATTTATTGGCCAAGAACAACTTAAATCTTCTTTAAGAATAGCTATAGATGCTTCAATTATTAGAAAAGAACCTTTGGAGCATATTCTTTTATATGGACAGCCTGGTCTAGGTAAGACTACTCTTGCTTTTTTGATAGCCCATGAATTGAATACAAAATGTAGAGTTGCGACTGCACCAGCAATTGAAAGACCAAGAGATATTGTAGGTTTACTTCTTGGATTAAAAGAAGGTGAAGTTTTATTTATCGATGAGATACATCGCTTAAATAGGTTAACTGAAGAGTTGTTATATTCTGCAATGGAGGATTTTAGACTTGACTTAACTATGGGAGCTAATAGAGGAGCCCGTTGCAGAACAATTAATCTTCCAAGGTTTACTCTGATTGGCGCGACAACTAAATTAGCCTCAATAAGTGCTCCTCTAAGAGACAGATTTGGGATATCTCAGAAAATTGAAATTTATACATGTGATGAATTAAAACAAATTATTGTTAATTTCTCCCGATTAATAAACCTCAATTTAGAAGAAGAAGCATCTTATGATTTGGCAAAGATATCTCGAGGGACTCCAAGAATTGCTTTAAGATTATTAAGACGAGTTAGAGATTATGCTCAAGTTGTTATGAAAACTAATACTATCTCTGTGAATTTAATAAAAAAAGCTTTAAATTCTTACCAAATAGACGAAAAAGGATTGGATTCTTTAGATAGACACTATTTGTCTTTTCTTAACCAAAATAATAATATTCCAACTGGCCTTGATTCAATTGCATCTGGTTTGGGCGATGATTCCTCAATGTTAGAATTTGTAGTTGAGCCATATCTCATTAAAATTGGTTTTCTAACAAGAACTCCTCGAGGAAGATTGCTTACTGCTTTAGGAAAAAAGTACATTAATTCAAAAGATGATAACTTTTAA
- a CDS encoding tetratricopeptide repeat protein: MITFKKVKVCFLLIFIFFNIFYIAPCYSLSLREDLFKNALDLSSGGKFNLALQEWNQYLDSYPDDAAGFSNRGNVRLVVGDVKGSIDDQNKAISLNPSEIDPYINRGIAEEALGLWSQAKKDYMFVISLDSKNFSALYNLANVEGSTSHWDKARDLFSKASLYNPGFAMARSSLALADFQLGNIDEAEKELIKLIRRYPTFADARAALTALNWSNGEAGKAESNWIAVTELDPRYSDEEWLKKIRRWPPQPIKDLMNFIDLK, encoded by the coding sequence ATGATAACTTTTAAAAAAGTTAAGGTTTGTTTTTTATTAATTTTTATTTTCTTCAATATTTTTTATATTGCACCATGCTATTCATTATCTTTGAGAGAAGATTTGTTTAAAAATGCGTTAGATCTTAGTTCAGGCGGAAAATTTAATCTCGCTTTACAAGAATGGAATCAATATCTCGATTCTTATCCTGATGATGCTGCAGGTTTTAGCAACAGAGGAAATGTAAGACTTGTTGTAGGAGATGTTAAGGGATCAATTGATGACCAAAATAAGGCAATAAGTTTGAATCCTAGTGAAATAGATCCTTATATTAATAGGGGGATAGCTGAGGAAGCATTGGGTTTATGGTCGCAAGCTAAAAAGGATTATATGTTTGTTATTTCCCTAGATAGTAAAAATTTCTCTGCATTATATAATCTAGCTAACGTCGAAGGATCTACATCTCATTGGGATAAAGCAAGAGATTTATTCTCAAAAGCTTCTTTATATAATCCAGGATTTGCCATGGCTAGGTCAAGTTTGGCGTTAGCAGATTTCCAGTTGGGAAATATTGATGAAGCTGAAAAGGAATTAATAAAGTTAATTAGACGTTATCCAACTTTTGCAGATGCTAGGGCAGCTTTGACAGCTTTGAATTGGTCTAATGGTGAAGCTGGTAAAGCAGAGAGTAATTGGATAGCGGTAACTGAATTAGATCCTAGATATAGTGATGAAGAATGGTTAAAAAAAATAAGGAGATGGCCTCCACAACCAATTAAAGATTTAATGAATTTTATCGATTTAAAATAA
- a CDS encoding amidohydrolase — protein sequence MNRDQLHKKIDSFNDELINLRRHIHEHPELSGLENQTAILISGFLKDIGWNVRESIGRTGVIADFGPLDKGIIGLRVDMDALPIFEETKLSFSSKVDGVMHACGHDLHISIGLGVAKIIKDLKLNFGTRIIFQPAEEIASGARWMIKDGATNGLTHILGVHVYPDLSVGTIGIKEGSLTAAAGELNVEIKGKSGHGARPHEGVDAIWTASKVISGIQESITRKLDPLDPVVITFGKINGGNAFNVLAEKVNLIGTVRCTNRKVFTNIGNWLNENITSLANSCGAEAKVIFREITPAVNNNSEINKVLRDSGVKVLGQENVIELQKPSLGAEDFAEFLKDIPGAMFRLGVSSSNGCAPLHSSKFDPDERAIAVGIKVITESIVQLNNEKINKIGK from the coding sequence ATGAATAGAGATCAGTTACACAAAAAAATTGATTCGTTTAATGATGAACTAATTAACCTAAGAAGACATATTCATGAACATCCTGAATTAAGTGGACTTGAAAATCAAACAGCGATCTTGATCAGTGGTTTTTTAAAAGATATTGGTTGGAATGTTAGAGAATCTATAGGTAGAACTGGAGTTATAGCTGATTTTGGTCCCTTAGACAAGGGGATTATAGGTTTAAGAGTGGATATGGATGCTTTGCCAATATTTGAGGAAACTAAATTAAGTTTTTCTTCAAAAGTAGATGGTGTTATGCATGCCTGCGGTCACGATTTGCATATCTCGATTGGATTGGGTGTGGCAAAAATTATTAAGGATTTAAAACTAAATTTTGGGACTCGGATAATTTTTCAGCCTGCTGAAGAAATTGCGAGTGGAGCTAGATGGATGATTAAGGATGGTGCAACTAATGGTTTAACCCATATTTTAGGAGTTCATGTTTACCCCGATTTATCAGTAGGGACTATTGGTATTAAAGAGGGAAGTTTAACTGCCGCTGCTGGAGAACTTAATGTTGAGATTAAAGGAAAATCAGGCCATGGTGCTCGACCTCATGAAGGAGTTGATGCTATTTGGACGGCCTCAAAAGTTATCTCGGGAATTCAAGAATCAATAACACGGAAGTTAGACCCTCTAGATCCAGTAGTAATAACTTTTGGGAAAATAAATGGCGGCAATGCATTCAATGTTCTCGCAGAAAAGGTTAATTTAATTGGTACTGTTAGATGTACTAATCGTAAAGTATTTACGAATATTGGTAATTGGCTAAATGAAAATATCACTTCTTTAGCTAATAGTTGCGGAGCTGAAGCAAAAGTAATATTTAGAGAAATCACTCCGGCAGTTAATAATAATTCTGAAATTAATAAAGTCCTTAGAGATTCGGGAGTTAAGGTTTTAGGGCAAGAAAATGTTATCGAATTGCAAAAACCATCATTAGGAGCTGAGGATTTCGCTGAATTTTTAAAAGATATTCCAGGGGCTATGTTTAGGCTTGGCGTTTCGAGTTCAAATGGATGTGCTCCGCTTCATAGTTCTAAATTTGATCCAGATGAAAGAGCTATTGCTGTTGGAATTAAAGTGATAACAGAATCCATAGTACAGTTAAACAATGAAAAAATTAATAAAATTGGAAAATGA
- a CDS encoding DUF3188 domain-containing protein, whose amino-acid sequence MNINKRFILSFVAPFMILISAIGLIFRDNSRKIFYLPIGVMGVVIILERGISRQLDRKNILKKIKSYQKAK is encoded by the coding sequence ATGAATATTAATAAAAGATTTATTTTATCTTTTGTAGCTCCCTTCATGATTCTCATATCTGCTATCGGATTGATATTTAGGGACAATTCTAGGAAGATTTTTTATTTACCTATTGGCGTAATGGGGGTTGTAATTATTTTGGAGAGGGGTATAAGCAGACAATTGGATAGGAAAAATATTCTTAAAAAGATAAAGTCTTATCAAAAAGCTAAATAA
- the thiC gene encoding phosphomethylpyrimidine synthase ThiC: MRSSWIKPRLGKDNVTQMNFARNGYITEEMDFVAKKENLPSSLIMEEVARGRLIIPANINHLNLEPMSIGIASRCKVNANIGASPNASDINEEVEKLKLAVKYGADTVMDLSTGGVNLDEVRQAIIHESPVPIGTVPVYQALESVHGSIDRLTEDDFLHIIEKHCQQGVDYQTIHAGLLIEHLPKVKGRITGIVSRGGGILAQWMLHHFKQNPLYTRFDDICEIFKKYDCTFSLGDSLRPGCLHDASDEAQLAELKTLGELTRRAWEHNVQVMVEGPGHVPMDQIEFNVRKQMEECSEAPFYVLGPLVTDISPGYDHISSAIGAAMAGWYGTSMLCYVTPKEHLGLPNAEDVREGLIAYKIAAHAADIARHRAGARDRDDELSHARYNFDWNKQFELSLDPERAKQYHDETLPEEIFKKAEFCSMCGPKHCPMNSKISDESLDQLKDKLEGCNTSV; encoded by the coding sequence ATGAGAAGTTCGTGGATTAAGCCTCGCCTTGGGAAAGACAATGTAACTCAAATGAACTTTGCGAGAAACGGATATATCACTGAAGAAATGGATTTTGTTGCTAAAAAAGAGAATCTCCCTTCTTCTTTAATAATGGAAGAAGTGGCAAGAGGCAGATTAATTATTCCAGCTAATATTAATCATTTGAATCTTGAGCCAATGTCAATAGGAATTGCTTCAAGATGCAAAGTTAATGCCAATATTGGTGCCTCCCCTAATGCAAGTGATATCAATGAAGAAGTTGAGAAGCTAAAACTGGCAGTTAAATATGGCGCTGATACGGTTATGGATCTTTCTACAGGAGGAGTAAATTTAGATGAAGTTCGGCAAGCAATAATTCATGAGTCTCCTGTCCCTATTGGAACAGTTCCTGTCTATCAAGCATTAGAAAGTGTACATGGTTCAATAGATAGATTAACTGAAGACGATTTTCTTCATATTATTGAAAAACATTGTCAGCAGGGTGTAGATTATCAAACCATACATGCCGGGCTATTAATAGAGCATTTGCCGAAAGTTAAAGGAAGAATTACTGGAATTGTCAGTAGGGGGGGAGGTATTTTAGCCCAATGGATGTTACATCATTTTAAACAAAATCCTCTCTACACAAGATTTGATGACATTTGTGAGATTTTTAAGAAATATGATTGTACTTTTTCTCTAGGAGACTCATTAAGACCTGGATGTTTACATGATGCTTCTGATGAAGCCCAGTTAGCTGAATTGAAGACCTTAGGAGAGCTTACTCGAAGAGCATGGGAACATAATGTTCAAGTAATGGTTGAGGGTCCTGGTCATGTACCTATGGACCAAATTGAGTTTAATGTGAGAAAGCAAATGGAAGAATGTTCAGAAGCCCCATTTTATGTGCTTGGTCCATTAGTTACAGATATATCACCTGGTTATGACCATATATCAAGTGCTATTGGGGCGGCGATGGCAGGGTGGTATGGAACTTCAATGTTATGTTATGTAACGCCAAAAGAACATCTAGGTCTACCAAATGCAGAAGATGTGAGAGAAGGCTTAATTGCTTATAAAATAGCTGCTCACGCTGCTGATATAGCAAGACATAGAGCTGGAGCTCGTGATCGAGATGATGAACTTAGTCATGCAAGGTATAACTTTGATTGGAATAAACAATTCGAACTTTCATTAGATCCTGAAAGGGCGAAGCAGTACCATGATGAGACACTTCCTGAAGAAATCTTTAAAAAAGCAGAGTTTTGTTCAATGTGTGGCCCTAAACATTGTCCAATGAATTCAAAGATTTCTGATGAATCTCTTGATCAGTTAAAAGATAAGCTTGAAGGATGCAATACTTCAGTGTAG
- the tkt gene encoding transketolase, with amino-acid sequence MVAASVSLESLCVNSIRMLAVDAVNKSNSGHPGLPMGCAPMGYALWQNILNHNPNNPKWFNRDRFVLSAGHGCMLLYSLLHLTGYKSVSIEDIKEFRQWGSKTPGHPETFETEGVEVTAGPLGAGISNAVGLAIAETHLAAKFNKPDCDIVDHYTYVIMGDGCNQEGIASEACSLAGHLKLGKLIALYDDNQITIDGRTDVSFTEDVLKRYEAYGWHVQHVEDGNHDVKGITEAIEKAKLITDKPSIIKISTTIGYGSPNKSDTAGIHGAAVGEEEAALTREFLNWEYPPFEIPDEVYAHFRNSINKGENLEKEWDTKFEEYQKKYPSEGAELKRMLDGQLPEGWDSDLPSYSPDDKGLATRKHSQICLGALGPNLPELIGGSADLTHSNYTDIKGETGSFQPHSPEKRYLHFGVREHAMAAVLNGIAYHNSGLIPYGGTFLVFADYMRGSMRLSALSELGVIYVLTHDSIGVGEDGPTHQPIETIPSLRAMPNMLVFRPGDGNETSGAYKLAIQNRKRPSALCLSRQGMPNQENTSIDKVALGGYVVSDCEGTPDLIFIGTGSELNLCIEASKEISSLGKKIRVVSMPCVELFEEQEESYKESVLPSSVKKRVVVEAAHSFGWHKYTGFDGICITMDRFGASAPGGECMKNFGFTVENVVKKTKEIL; translated from the coding sequence ATGGTCGCTGCATCTGTTTCATTAGAATCACTTTGTGTAAATAGTATAAGAATGCTTGCTGTAGATGCAGTAAATAAATCTAATAGTGGACATCCCGGATTGCCAATGGGATGTGCTCCTATGGGTTATGCATTATGGCAAAACATACTTAATCACAACCCTAATAACCCAAAATGGTTCAATAGAGATCGTTTTGTATTATCAGCTGGTCATGGCTGTATGCTGTTATATTCCTTGCTTCATTTGACAGGATATAAATCAGTTTCCATAGAAGATATTAAAGAATTTAGGCAGTGGGGATCAAAAACACCTGGACATCCAGAAACATTCGAAACTGAAGGTGTTGAAGTTACAGCTGGACCTCTTGGAGCCGGAATTTCAAATGCAGTTGGTTTAGCAATAGCTGAAACACATTTAGCAGCTAAATTTAATAAGCCTGATTGCGATATCGTTGATCACTATACTTACGTAATAATGGGTGATGGCTGTAATCAAGAAGGTATTGCATCAGAGGCCTGTTCATTAGCTGGTCACCTTAAACTTGGAAAATTAATTGCACTATATGACGATAATCAAATTACAATTGATGGGCGAACCGACGTTTCTTTTACCGAAGATGTCTTAAAAAGATATGAAGCTTATGGATGGCATGTACAACATGTTGAAGATGGGAATCATGATGTTAAAGGAATCACTGAAGCTATTGAAAAAGCAAAATTAATTACAGACAAGCCTTCAATTATAAAGATTTCTACAACCATAGGTTATGGTTCTCCAAATAAATCAGATACGGCTGGAATTCATGGAGCAGCTGTTGGAGAAGAAGAAGCTGCATTAACTAGAGAATTTCTAAATTGGGAATACCCTCCATTTGAAATACCCGATGAAGTATATGCGCATTTTAGAAATTCAATAAACAAAGGTGAAAATTTAGAGAAGGAATGGGATACTAAATTTGAAGAATATCAAAAAAAATATCCCTCTGAAGGAGCCGAGTTAAAAAGAATGTTAGACGGTCAATTACCTGAGGGTTGGGACTCGGATCTCCCCTCTTATTCGCCTGATGATAAAGGGTTAGCCACCAGAAAGCATTCACAAATATGTCTGGGTGCTCTAGGTCCTAATTTACCTGAATTAATTGGCGGATCTGCAGATTTAACTCACTCTAATTACACAGATATAAAAGGAGAAACTGGATCATTCCAGCCACATAGCCCTGAAAAAAGATATTTACATTTTGGTGTACGTGAGCATGCAATGGCAGCTGTACTTAATGGTATTGCCTATCACAATAGTGGGCTTATCCCTTATGGTGGAACCTTCCTTGTTTTCGCCGATTATATGAGAGGCTCAATGAGGCTTTCAGCACTTAGCGAATTAGGAGTGATCTATGTCTTAACTCACGATTCAATTGGAGTAGGAGAAGATGGCCCAACACATCAACCTATTGAAACTATCCCTTCTCTTCGCGCCATGCCTAACATGCTAGTTTTCAGGCCTGGAGATGGTAATGAGACGAGTGGAGCTTATAAGCTTGCTATTCAAAATCGAAAAAGACCTTCCGCCCTTTGTTTAAGTAGACAAGGTATGCCAAATCAAGAAAATACTTCTATCGACAAAGTTGCTCTAGGAGGATATGTAGTTTCAGATTGTGAAGGAACACCAGACTTAATATTTATTGGTACCGGCAGCGAACTGAATCTTTGCATTGAAGCAAGTAAAGAAATTTCAAGCTTAGGTAAAAAAATTAGAGTTGTTTCTATGCCTTGTGTAGAACTTTTTGAAGAGCAAGAAGAATCCTATAAAGAAAGTGTTTTACCTAGTAGTGTGAAAAAGAGAGTTGTAGTAGAAGCTGCACATTCATTTGGATGGCATAAATATACAGGTTTTGACGGAATTTGTATTACTATGGATAGGTTTGGTGCATCAGCACCAGGCGGAGAATGTATGAAAAATTTTGGGTTTACTGTCGAAAACGTAGTTAAAAAGACGAAGGAAATTCTATAA
- the fabF gene encoding beta-ketoacyl-ACP synthase II: MPNFHRVVITGIGAVTPIGNNIDEYLVGLQTGTNGVSDITLFDPEQHPCKFAAEVKNLQSENFIEAKESKRWDRFSQFGVIAAKQAFNDSGLEITEANASRIGVIIGSGVGGLLTMESQAQILSHKGPKRVSPFTVPMMIPNMATGLAAIALGAKGPSSSVSTACAAGSNAIGDSFRLLQLGKADAMICGGAEASITPLGVAGFASAKALSSRNESPQTASRPFDAERDGFVIGEGSGILVLETLENAQKRNARIYAEIVGYGTTCDAHHITAPSPGGIGGAEAIKLAIEDACLNHEKVDYINAHGTSTSANDKNETSAIKSIFKDRSYLIPVSSTKSMTGHLLGGSGGIEAVACILSLTHNFIPPTINYVNRDPECDLDYVPNNAREAQIGVALSNSFGFGGHNVCLAFSKMN, from the coding sequence ATGCCAAATTTCCATCGAGTAGTTATTACTGGTATCGGAGCAGTAACTCCAATTGGTAATAACATTGATGAATATTTAGTCGGTCTTCAAACAGGTACTAATGGGGTTTCAGATATTACTCTCTTTGATCCTGAACAACATCCCTGCAAATTTGCTGCAGAAGTAAAAAATCTTCAATCTGAAAATTTTATTGAAGCTAAAGAATCCAAAAGATGGGATCGTTTTTCCCAGTTTGGAGTTATTGCTGCAAAGCAAGCCTTTAATGATTCAGGACTTGAAATTACTGAAGCTAACGCATCAAGAATTGGAGTGATTATTGGTTCTGGTGTTGGAGGCTTACTAACTATGGAAAGTCAAGCTCAAATATTAAGTCATAAAGGGCCTAAAAGAGTAAGTCCATTTACAGTCCCAATGATGATTCCAAACATGGCCACTGGATTAGCTGCAATCGCTTTGGGTGCCAAAGGACCAAGTTCCTCTGTTTCCACCGCTTGCGCTGCCGGTTCAAATGCAATTGGTGATTCATTTAGATTACTCCAACTTGGAAAAGCAGATGCAATGATCTGTGGAGGAGCAGAAGCAAGTATTACGCCTCTCGGAGTAGCTGGTTTTGCCAGTGCCAAAGCTCTTTCTTCCAGAAATGAAAGCCCTCAAACTGCTAGCAGACCATTTGATGCAGAAAGAGATGGATTTGTTATTGGAGAGGGATCTGGAATTCTTGTTTTAGAAACTTTAGAAAATGCACAAAAAAGGAATGCGAGAATTTATGCAGAAATTGTTGGTTATGGAACAACATGTGATGCTCATCACATAACTGCTCCATCTCCAGGCGGGATAGGAGGCGCCGAAGCTATCAAATTAGCAATTGAAGATGCTTGTCTTAACCATGAAAAAGTTGATTACATAAATGCTCATGGAACAAGTACATCAGCTAATGATAAAAATGAAACTTCTGCAATTAAATCTATTTTTAAAGACAGATCTTACCTCATTCCTGTAAGCTCTACTAAGTCGATGACAGGTCATCTCTTAGGAGGCTCAGGAGGTATAGAAGCTGTAGCTTGTATACTTTCTTTGACACATAATTTTATCCCTCCTACAATTAACTACGTCAATCGAGATCCTGAATGTGATCTTGATTATGTACCAAATAATGCAAGAGAAGCTCAAATAGGAGTTGCTCTTTCTAATTCTTTCGGCTTTGGTGGTCACAATGTTTGCCTTGCTTTCAGCAAAATGAATTGA
- the acpP gene encoding acyl carrier protein — protein MSQEILEKVCSIVSEQLSVEAGEVKSDSNFQNDLGADSLDTVELVMALEEAFDIEIPDEAAEGIATVGDAVKFIEEKKG, from the coding sequence ATGTCACAAGAAATCCTCGAAAAAGTCTGTTCTATAGTTTCAGAACAATTAAGCGTTGAAGCAGGAGAGGTCAAATCAGATTCAAATTTCCAAAATGATTTAGGTGCTGATTCTCTAGATACTGTTGAATTAGTAATGGCTCTTGAAGAAGCATTTGATATTGAAATTCCTGATGAAGCAGCAGAAGGAATAGCAACTGTTGGCGATGCAGTAAAATTCATCGAAGAAAAAAAAGGTTAG
- the psaC gene encoding photosystem I iron-sulfur center protein PsaC gives MSHAVKIYDTCIGCTQCVRACPLDVLEMVPWDGCKAGQIASSPRTEDCVGCKRCETACPTDFLSIRVYLGDETSRSMGLAY, from the coding sequence ATGTCACACGCAGTTAAAATTTATGACACTTGCATTGGTTGTACCCAATGTGTCAGGGCTTGCCCACTTGATGTTTTAGAGATGGTTCCTTGGGACGGCTGTAAAGCTGGCCAAATAGCTTCATCTCCTAGAACGGAAGATTGTGTAGGTTGCAAAAGATGCGAAACGGCATGTCCTACAGATTTCTTAAGTATTCGTGTTTATTTAGGAGATGAAACTTCTAGGAGTATGGGCTTAGCATATTAA